One window of Mesoplodon densirostris isolate mMesDen1 chromosome 15, mMesDen1 primary haplotype, whole genome shotgun sequence genomic DNA carries:
- the NIPSNAP1 gene encoding protein NipSnap homolog 1 codes for MAPRLCSISAAARRLLGRPGPGGRDVAAVAAARFYSKDNEGSWFRSLFVHKVDPRKDAHSTLLSKKETSNLYKIQFHNVKPECLDAYNSLTEAVLPKLHLDEDYPCSLVGNWNTWYGEQDQAVHLWRFSGGYPALMDCMNKLKNNKEYLEFRKERSQMLLSRRNQLLLEFSFWNEPQPRDGPNIYELRTYKLKPGTMIEWGNNWARAIKYRQENQEAVGGFFSQIGELYVVHHLWAYKDLQSREETRNAAWRKRGWDENVYYTVPLVRHMESRIMIPLKISPLQ; via the exons ATGGCTCCGCGTCTGTGCAGCATCTCTGCGGCGGCTCGGCGGCTGCTGGGGCGCCCGGGGCCCGGAGGCCGGGACGTTGCGGCCGTGGCTGCAGCGCG CTTCTATTCCAAGGACAATGAAGGCAGCTGGTTCCGTTCTCTGTTCGTACACAAGGTGGATCCCCGGAAGGACGCCCACTCCACCCTGCTGTCCAAGAAGGAGACCAGCAACCTCTACAAGATCCAGT TTCACAATGTGAAGCCCGAGTGTCTGGATGCCTACAACAGCCTGAC GGAGGCTGTGCTGCCCAAGCTGCACCTGGATGAGGATTACCCCTGCTCGCTCGTGGGCAACTGGAACACGTGGTACGGGGAGCAGGACCAGGCAG TGCACCTGTGGCGATTCTCAGGTGGCTACCCAGCCCTCATGGACTGCATGAACAAGCTCAAAAACAACAAG GAGTACCTGGAGTTCCGAAAGGAGCGGAGCCAGATGCTGCTGTCCAGGAGGAACCAGCTGCTCCTCGAGTTCAGCTTCTGGAATGAGCCACAGCCTAGAGACGGCCCCAACATCTACGAGCTGAGGACGTACAAGCTCAAG CCGGGAACCATGATCGAATGGGGGAACAACTG GGCTCGCGCCATCAAGTACCGGCAGGAGAACCAGGAGGCAGTAGGCGGCTTCTTCTCGCAGATAGGAGAGCTCTACGTTGTGCACCATCTCTGGG CCTATAAAGACCTGCAGTCTCGGGAGGAGACCAGAAATGCTGCCTGGAGGAAGAGGGGCTGGGATGAAAATGTCTACTACACAG TCCCCCTGGTTCGACATATGGAGTCTCGGATCATGATCCCTTTGAAGATCTCACCTCTCCAGTGA